The DNA segment TTGCGTGATGACGGCTCTGACACTTTAGATCCGTAAATGTGTTAGATAATCACACAAGTACTTGCCGATGTCCTAGCAACGACttaaatttttgagaaagatATTGATTCCTAACAACGGCAACTCTCTAACTATAAAGGAACATAAGCACTTATACACTCGGTCCGCAAAGAAACCAGCATAAATCCAATGGTTATTACTGGATCAGATGTCTAATCAACGAGCTTTTACAAACCTACGTCGTGAAGCCATAAGAAGCCACAGTAGAAGTGACTTGCTAAtatctatgttgctcggactctctaAAAGtgttgccgcacccgtgtcggatccttcaaaaatgcactaaatttgaaggatccgacacgcacccaacaacatttttgaagagtccgagTAACATAGGCTAATATCAGTCACATGGCTTGCTTGAATTTAGTAATTGAGTCCTTCAACTCTCACAGATGAATCTAGTAGTCTTACTTGAGCCACCTAAGCTTTCCATTCATTTAGTGGGACAAGGTCAGCCATTTTCACCTCTAAGCACGGATTGGCTCACCCAATGTCCTTTACAAGGTAATTATGGAAAATCTTCTACCTAAACTGCTTTGATAGGTCATAACATGGTTTTCAAGCCATGATCTGCTCTACCTAGGGACACTTCAATGAGAGCAACACTATAGAAGTCAAAAAACAGATCGCAATATAGTTGATAAAGTTAATTCTTAAGACCCACCAAAATATTCCAGAGGCTTTCAAAGAAACACCTTACCCAGATCATCATGAGACTATCAATTAACATAGAAAAATACAGCTTAATACTCTTCCATATAATGAGACTGACAAGGTTGGACCCTAGGATCATAACATACAAAATATGGCTTAAAACTCTTGTAGCATAAGAACTTAAGCACATTCAGAGCCGAACATAACACAAAATGAGATATATAATGGGGCCAACATTTGAGAATTGTCTTAAAAGCAGAGAAAGCTAACTCAAAAATAACCATCTTCACCATTCAAATTAAGCAGAAAACTTAGACTTGGCAAATAACAGCCAGAAGAATAGTTTCTTAAGCTCTGGATAAAGACCACAAGCTTGAATTCAAATCCCTTTCTGACCTCCGTTGCGGTCTCAGCCATTAGAACCTATATCCTTAATCCAATACCCATGTCATGAAGAACACGAATAAGAGAACAGTGAAGGTTTTAACAGAGAATACTGAAAATATGTAGCATGAAGAGCAGAGGAGTAAGGATTGGGAGAAAGGTGCTCTACGAAACTGAACCAGACATAAGCACTTCAATAATCAATAAGAAGTTCATTATTATGTGCTAAAATCCTTACCTTTGTTAATTTTGCAGGAAGACAACAACCGAAATGCAGTATTGGCATCCTCAAACCTTAGTTTCCTAGCAATCCATGAATAGACCACTCCCTTACAATCATTAAGAGTGTCAATTTCACTAGGTGCTCCAACTATGTTCTTCTTATCACTGAGAGTCGTTTTTATCCCAGATATCTGAAGTGCAGCCTCAGAAATTGCAGGCTGGCAAACAGGCCTGCAGCACTCTTTCAGAGGATCAACTGTGCTGCATGAATCTAACAGTTTGCTTGTATTTAATGCTTTCTCAAAGGTACTGATGTCCTTCACGGGGCAAGACCCGCCAGTCAGATTGGACGACTTTACAGAACACGTGCTAGATAATGAGCTGTTTGCTCCTCTGCTGGCTAGTATACTGATGATATCTTTAAAACAATCATCAGCCACCGCATTTTGTAAAACTAAAGTATCAGAACGGTTGCTGTAAAATCCCTGGAATATGTGGAGTAAGCTATTAAACTGTGGGCAGCATATTACATTCCCTACTACTGTAGACAAAGATTGAGTACAATCAGATGCTGTTTTTCCTGTGATGCTCGAAATGACTGAGAAATTTACAGGGCATCTTCCAGTCAAGACAGGGTCATATGTCTTTGGGAAGGAAGGGTACATTGGTGGCAAAGGTTCTCCAGGAAAAGGATAATGGGGGATCATAGCAGGTGATATGTCAATTGGCTGAAAAGTTCCACTGTTAGGTGTGCTAGGTAGTTCAGAAACGGAAGGAGTTTCCCCAGGTTTAGGTAACAGAGGCAGAGACATTACATTTTGATAGCTAGACAACCAGAGAGCAACTACTAGCAGCAGGTGGCAAAACGAACCTGCAATATGAGAAAAGTCTGTATCTCAGCAAGCATACATAATTTAAAGCCTGGATAGAGATGCCACATGCACAGAACTCTATAAGAGTTCGGCAATGTCAATTACCTTTAGAAAGTGGTTACTTCATGCAATAATGGCAAGTAAATCCTATGTAGCTTGAGACTTGAGAAAAAATCATCATGAAAATAAACTATGTGCTTGAGATGCAAAGAAAACGAGGCAATCAAAACTAAGGTTCAGCAATTATCATTTTCTATTCAGTATGGATAGTATAAAGCCTACAAGAGAGGAATTGTCTAGTGGGAAGCActttccacctccaaaccacaagGTTTTTTTACCATAtcgaggaaaaaaagaaaaatacgaaagcCACCATCAGGCATAAAACATGTGACCAACAAGAGTTGTAGACCAAAGAGTTTCTCTATAACTGCATGCATAACCATGAACTTGTAAAATAAAAAACTGGAAACACCTATGATGCCATTTGTTAAGAGACAAAACAGAAAGCCCAAGAAAATCTAGAGCAGGCCAGGTGGCTTTTGGGTCACGGGTGGAGGGCAGAGTGACAGTGTGAAGTTTTGTCTTTCCCGATCTCCTACCGGATAAAGGAAAGTGTAGCATAAAACTTTCACGAGCCCAGTGCTTTACCCTTGAGACAACTAACAATCTTTATACAAGCCATGACTCCACTAACCCTCCGGCAACATGGAGACGTGCAACAGGAACCTTTAGTCGGCTGATGGTACACCAATTGAGCTGGTCAAGTAGCAATACCTACACCAGATCGAACCATGTTATGATGCAGAAGAGATCAGGCAACACCATAGAATCCTAAATCACCTTATAAAGCAAAGGGACATCCATATATAAGCTTGGATCTTATTATTAAGAAAGAGGTACTACAACAGAGAGGAGCATAACATGCTTTGTACCCTCCAGAAGGCAGTCTA comes from the Nicotiana tabacum cultivar K326 chromosome 14, ASM71507v2, whole genome shotgun sequence genome and includes:
- the LOC107823103 gene encoding putative GPI-anchored protein At1g61900 isoform X6, which gives rise to MLPEGSFCHLLLVVALWLSSYQNVMSLPLLPKPGETPSVSELPSTPNSGTFQPIDISPAMIPHYPFPGEPLPPMYPSFPKTYDPVLTGRCPVNFSVISSITGKTASDCTQSLSTVVGNVICCPQFNSLLHIFQGFYSNRSDTLVLQNAVADDCFKDIISILASRGANSSLSSTCSVKSSNLTGGSCPVKDISTFEKALNTSKLLDSCSTVDPLKECCRPVCQPAISEAALQISGIKTTLSDKKNIVGAPSEIDTLNDCKGVVYSWIARKLRFEDANTAFRLLSSCKINKACPLEFKQPSEVINACRNLAAPSPSCCSSLNAYITGIQKQMLITNRQAILCATVFGSMLQKAGVMINVYELCDVDLKDFSLQGCLLRSLPADLVYDNSTGFSFTCDLNDNIAAPWPSSSSVTSLSLCAPEMSLPALPTSQTLGISGCHLGRVHFFAPTLLFFVSALFY
- the LOC107823103 gene encoding putative GPI-anchored protein At1g61900 isoform X5, with the translated sequence MLPEGSFCHLLLVVALWLSSYQNVMSLPLLPKPGETPSVSELPSTPNSGTFQPIDISPAMIPHYPFPGEPLPPMYPSFPKTYDPVLTGRCPVNFSVISSITGKTASDCTQSLSTVVGNVICCPQFNSLLHIFQGFYSNRSDTLVLQNAVADDCFKDIISILASRGANSSLSSTCSVKSSNLTGGSCPVKDISTFEKALNTSKLLDSCSTVDPLKECCRPVCQPAISEAALQISGIKTTLSDKKNIVGAPSEIDTLNDCKGVVYSWIARKLRFEDANTAFRLLSSCKINKACPLEFKQPSEVINACRNLAAPSPSCCSSLNAYITGIQKQMLITNRQAILCATVFGSMLQKAGVMINVYELCDVDLKDFSLQAYGQEAGCLLRSLPADLVYDNSTGFSFTCDLNDNIAAPWPSSSSVTSLSLCAPEMSLPALPTSQTLGISGCHLGRVHFFAPTLLFFVSALFY
- the LOC107823103 gene encoding putative GPI-anchored protein At1g61900 isoform X3 is translated as MLHFPLSGSFCHLLLVVALWLSSYQNVMSLPLLPKPGETPSVSELPSTPNSGTFQPIDISPAMIPHYPFPGEPLPPMYPSFPKTYDPVLTGRCPVNFSVISSITGKTASDCTQSLSTVVGNVICCPQFNSLLHIFQGFYSNRSDTLVLQNAVADDCFKDIISILASRGANSSLSSTCSVKSSNLTGGSCPVKDISTFEKALNTSKLLDSCSTVDPLKECCRPVCQPAISEAALQISGIKTTLSDKKNIVGAPSEIDTLNDCKGVVYSWIARKLRFEDANTAFRLLSSCKINKACPLEFKQPSEVINACRNLAAPSPSCCSSLNAYITGIQKQMLITNRQAILCATVFGSMLQKAGVMINVYELCDVDLKDFSLQAYGQEAGCLLRSLPADLVYDNSTGFSFTCDLNDNIAAPWPSSSSVTSLSLCAPEMSLPALPTSQTLGISGCHLGRVHFFAPTLLFFVSALFY
- the LOC107823103 gene encoding putative GPI-anchored protein At1g61900 isoform X4 — protein: MACIKIVSCLKGSFCHLLLVVALWLSSYQNVMSLPLLPKPGETPSVSELPSTPNSGTFQPIDISPAMIPHYPFPGEPLPPMYPSFPKTYDPVLTGRCPVNFSVISSITGKTASDCTQSLSTVVGNVICCPQFNSLLHIFQGFYSNRSDTLVLQNAVADDCFKDIISILASRGANSSLSSTCSVKSSNLTGGSCPVKDISTFEKALNTSKLLDSCSTVDPLKECCRPVCQPAISEAALQISGIKTTLSDKKNIVGAPSEIDTLNDCKGVVYSWIARKLRFEDANTAFRLLSSCKINKACPLEFKQPSEVINACRNLAAPSPSCCSSLNAYITGIQKQMLITNRQAILCATVFGSMLQKAGVMINVYELCDVDLKDFSLQGCLLRSLPADLVYDNSTGFSFTCDLNDNIAAPWPSSSSVTSLSLCAPEMSLPALPTSQTLGISGCHLGRVHFFAPTLLFFVSALFY
- the LOC107823103 gene encoding putative GPI-anchored protein At1g61900 isoform X2, which codes for MACIKIVSCLKGSFCHLLLVVALWLSSYQNVMSLPLLPKPGETPSVSELPSTPNSGTFQPIDISPAMIPHYPFPGEPLPPMYPSFPKTYDPVLTGRCPVNFSVISSITGKTASDCTQSLSTVVGNVICCPQFNSLLHIFQGFYSNRSDTLVLQNAVADDCFKDIISILASRGANSSLSSTCSVKSSNLTGGSCPVKDISTFEKALNTSKLLDSCSTVDPLKECCRPVCQPAISEAALQISGIKTTLSDKKNIVGAPSEIDTLNDCKGVVYSWIARKLRFEDANTAFRLLSSCKINKACPLEFKQPSEVINACRNLAAPSPSCCSSLNAYITGIQKQMLITNRQAILCATVFGSMLQKAGVMINVYELCDVDLKDFSLQAYGQEGCLLRSLPADLVYDNSTGFSFTCDLNDNIAAPWPSSSSVTSLSLCAPEMSLPALPTSQTLGISGCHLGRVHFFAPTLLFFVSALFY
- the LOC107823103 gene encoding putative GPI-anchored protein At1g61900 isoform X1, with the protein product MACIKIVSCLKGSFCHLLLVVALWLSSYQNVMSLPLLPKPGETPSVSELPSTPNSGTFQPIDISPAMIPHYPFPGEPLPPMYPSFPKTYDPVLTGRCPVNFSVISSITGKTASDCTQSLSTVVGNVICCPQFNSLLHIFQGFYSNRSDTLVLQNAVADDCFKDIISILASRGANSSLSSTCSVKSSNLTGGSCPVKDISTFEKALNTSKLLDSCSTVDPLKECCRPVCQPAISEAALQISGIKTTLSDKKNIVGAPSEIDTLNDCKGVVYSWIARKLRFEDANTAFRLLSSCKINKACPLEFKQPSEVINACRNLAAPSPSCCSSLNAYITGIQKQMLITNRQAILCATVFGSMLQKAGVMINVYELCDVDLKDFSLQAYGQEAGCLLRSLPADLVYDNSTGFSFTCDLNDNIAAPWPSSSSVTSLSLCAPEMSLPALPTSQTLGISGCHLGRVHFFAPTLLFFVSALFY
- the LOC107823103 gene encoding putative GPI-anchored protein At1g61900 isoform X7, whose amino-acid sequence is MSLPLLPKPGETPSVSELPSTPNSGTFQPIDISPAMIPHYPFPGEPLPPMYPSFPKTYDPVLTGRCPVNFSVISSITGKTASDCTQSLSTVVGNVICCPQFNSLLHIFQGFYSNRSDTLVLQNAVADDCFKDIISILASRGANSSLSSTCSVKSSNLTGGSCPVKDISTFEKALNTSKLLDSCSTVDPLKECCRPVCQPAISEAALQISGIKTTLSDKKNIVGAPSEIDTLNDCKGVVYSWIARKLRFEDANTAFRLLSSCKINKACPLEFKQPSEVINACRNLAAPSPSCCSSLNAYITGIQKQMLITNRQAILCATVFGSMLQKAGVMINVYELCDVDLKDFSLQAYGQEAGCLLRSLPADLVYDNSTGFSFTCDLNDNIAAPWPSSSSVTSLSLCAPEMSLPALPTSQTLGISGCHLGRVHFFAPTLLFFVSALFY
- the LOC107823103 gene encoding putative GPI-anchored protein At1g61900 isoform X8, with the translated sequence MSLPLLPKPGETPSVSELPSTPNSGTFQPIDISPAMIPHYPFPGEPLPPMYPSFPKTYDPVLTGRCPVNFSVISSITGKTASDCTQSLSTVVGNVICCPQFNSLLHIFQGFYSNRSDTLVLQNAVADDCFKDIISILASRGANSSLSSTCSVKSSNLTGGSCPVKDISTFEKALNTSKLLDSCSTVDPLKECCRPVCQPAISEAALQISGIKTTLSDKKNIVGAPSEIDTLNDCKGVVYSWIARKLRFEDANTAFRLLSSCKINKACPLEFKQPSEVINACRNLAAPSPSCCSSLNAYITGIQKQMLITNRQAILCATVFGSMLQKAGVMINVYELCDVDLKDFSLQGCLLRSLPADLVYDNSTGFSFTCDLNDNIAAPWPSSSSVTSLSLCAPEMSLPALPTSQTLGISGCHLGRVHFFAPTLLFFVSALFY